In one Brassica oleracea var. oleracea cultivar TO1000 chromosome C9, BOL, whole genome shotgun sequence genomic region, the following are encoded:
- the LOC106314975 gene encoding cytochrome c oxidase assembly protein COX15 — protein MSTLAATSSESKEGLKLLVTGGPQARKLVGTWLFGSAAWVFSMVVLGGVTRLTRSGLSMTDWKFTGEFPPLSDEAWAKEFEKYKQSPEYKRVNKGMNLEDFKFIYWMEYAHRMWGRGLGIMFALPFSYFLRKGYITLLL, from the exons ATGTCAACTTTAGCGGCGACTAGCTCAGAGAGTAAAGAGGGTTTGAAGCTGCTTGTCACCGGAGGACCCCAAGCTCGCAAATTGGTCGGAACATGGCTTTTCGGTTCAGCAGCTTGGGTGTTCAGCATGGTGGTACTAGGCGGTGTAACCCGGTTAACTCGGTCCGGTTTATCCATGACTGATTGGAAGTTCACAGGAGAGTTCCCTCCTCTGTCAGACGAAGCTTGGGCTAAGGAGTTTGAGAAATATAAACAGTCACCTGAGTATAAACG TGTGAACAAAGGGATGAATCTTGAGGATTTCAAGTTCATATATTGGATGGAGTATGCTCATCGTATGTGGGGAAGAGGGTTAGGGATCATGTTTGCTTTGCCTTTTTCTTATTTCTTGCGTAAAGGCTATATTACTCTACTTCTTTGA
- the LOC106316407 gene encoding cytochrome c oxidase assembly protein COX15-like, giving the protein MPEPPAESLAWVRGAAKVKRLALPVSFIVGITAISGAFVAGNDAGRAFNTFPKMGDTWIPDGIFEMKPLIRNFFENTATVQLDHRLLATTTLLAIGTMWWFTRKLDIHPAVKALIGSTVAMTAVQVTLGVSTLLSYVPVSLGSAHQAGALTFLTLMLLLNHTLRRPSPSLLKSLPQVASQISAKLYSPKSFLFFFLIY; this is encoded by the exons ATGCCTGAACCACCAGCTGAGTCACTGGCTTGGGTTCGGGGAGCAGCTAAAGTGAAGAGGCTTGCATTACCAGTAAGCTTCATTGTTGGTATCACTGCCATCTCTGGAGCCTTTGTTGCTGGAAATGATGCT GGTCGTGCATTCAACACGTTCCCGAAAATGGGCGATACATGGATCCCAGATGGTATATTTGAGATGAAACCACTTATACGCAACTTCTTCGAGAACACAGCAACTGTTCAG CTCGATCATCGCCTTCTGGCGACCACTACACTGCTCGCGATTGGAACAATGTGGTGGTTCACAAGGAAGCTAGACATACATCCAGCTGTTAAGGCTTTGATTGGAAGCACTGTCGCAATGACTGCTGTTCAG GTGACGTTAGGTGTATCAACTCTTCTGAGTTATGTACCAGTGTCACTAGGGAGTGCACACCAAGCAGGAGCTTTAACATTTTTGACTTTGATGCTGCTTCTCAATCACACTCTTCGGAGGCCATCGCCTTCTCTTCTCAAATCTCTTCCACAAGTCGCAAGTCAAATTTCAGCTAAGCTCTATTCACCAAAATCATTCCTTTTTTTCTTTCTCATTTACTAA
- the LOC106314976 gene encoding uncharacterized protein LOC106314976 yields the protein MAAAGDYLGIRDELMGAGDELILLRYLKPMIDDGASWPQHFAEDADVFNKNPSTVFNPENTVFLIVKPRTETCGKTDGCEYGSWRIMARDKLIRNEETGKLLGFKKILKFCVKKTKTRGREYKRSWVMEEYRLPNPKQDHVICKIRLLFQTEIGFLLFKHFSYSCGPLPAKQSLPAYGYGFPNPEDEGAYYLQSLIDHENEWPSYVTNDVYCMHPSALVDPHRDQMFARFGLCIFANRTEACGYTDGCESGCWRIMEGDKPISSIMVGEMFGYRRVFKFCEKDIDKHLGKVDGEVMFLTWIMEEYRLAEEEMKDKVLCVIKLHRR from the coding sequence ATGGCTGCTGCTGGTGATTATTTAGGGATCAGAGACGAGCTGATGGGAGCAGGAGACGAGCTGATACTCTTACGTTACCTGAAGCCGATGATCGATGACGGAGCATCCTGGCCTCAACACTTCGCCGAAGACGCAGACGTGTTCAACAAGAATCCAAGCACAGTATTCAATCCTGAGAACACAGTCTTCCTGATCGTCAAACCCCGAACAGAGACGTGTGGTAAAACCGACGGATGTGAGTATGGTAGCTGGAGGATCATGGCACGTGATAAACTGATCAGGAACGAGGAGACCGGGAAGCTTCTAGGGTTTAAGAAGATTCTCAAGTTCTGCGTAAAGAAGACGAAGACGAGAGGCAGAGAGTACAAGAGAAGCTGGGTTATGGAAGAGTACAGGCTTCCGAACCCTAAGCAAGATCACGTGATTTGCAAGATTCGGCTTTTATTCCAAACCGAAATAGGTTTCTTGCTATTTAAGCATTTCTCCTATTCGTGTGGTCCGCTTCCTGCAAAACAGTCGTTGCCAGCTTATGGATACGGTTTTCCTAATCCAGAAGACGAGGGTGCATATTATCTGCAGAGCTTGATCGATCATGAAAACGAATGGCCTAGCTACGTTACCAACGACGTGTACTGCATGCATCCATCGGCGCTTGTGGATCCTCATCGTGATCAGATGTTTGCACGATTCGGACTCTGCATCTTCGCTAACCGGACAGAGGCGTGTGGTTATACCGATGGGTGTGAAAGCGGTTGCTGGAGGATCATGGAGGGTGATAAACCCATCTCTTCGATCATGGTGGGTGAGATGTTTGGTTACAGGAGGGTTTTCAAGTTTTGCGAAAAGGATATAGACAAGCACCTTGGTAAGGTCGACGGAGAAGTTATGTTTCTGACTTGGATTATGGAGGAGTATAGGCTTGCTGAAGAGGAGATGAAGGATAAAGTGTTGTGCGTTATCAAGCTTCATCGGAGGTAA